In a single window of the Diospyros lotus cultivar Yz01 chromosome 10, ASM1463336v1, whole genome shotgun sequence genome:
- the LOC127811044 gene encoding uncharacterized protein LOC127811044 isoform X1, whose product MQAPHEISISAPEVDAPLGDLENGIQTGEVINSDVSLQRPPIPIGSGSSQSGKDLLQSQDSMNGGSSSGGLLQALSLRKKFEECESERTPLLNLEDKAALEPVSEPLTPASNPSPFVSTPISASASNTGSLQAPESRPLSDESSDITSVLEDFLNVALVTAFFFFFFLEFLLVDDMRNEAFLVAFPCAFFLGLLSSIFAVIIAIDYMWRYAALEFAVVAMVIFLFHSLLHLKPLWEIAVSSILGFSMSMSLNKLYTRYFG is encoded by the exons ATGCAAGCACCTCACGAAATCTCCATTTCTGCTCCAGAAGTTGATGCTCCcctg GGAGATCTTGAGAATGGGATTCAAACTGGAGAAGTCATAAATTCAGATGTATCTCTACAAAGACCTCCTATACCCATAGGTTCTGGGAGTAGCCAAAGTGGAAAAGACTTGTTGCAGTCTCAGGATAGTATGAATGGCGGCTCTTCATCTGGGGGCCTTCTTCAGGCTTTAAGCTTGAGGAAGAAGTTTGAAGAATGTGAAAGTGAAAGAACCCCTCTCCTAAATTTGGAGGATAAGGCAGCCCTGGAACCTGTTTCGGAGCCTCTCACCCCTGCATCAAACCCATCCCCTTTTGTTTCCACACCTATTTCAGCAAGTGCATCAAAT ACAGGATCACTTCAAGCTCCGGAATCAAGGCCTCTCTCTGATGAGAGTTCAGATATAACAAG TGTCTTGGAGGACTTTCTAAATGTTGCGCTGGTTACcgcattcttctttttcttctttcttgagTTCCTACTG GTTGATGACATGAGAAATGAAGCGTTTTTGGTTGCTTTCCCTTGCGCTTTTTTCTTGGGCCTTTTGTCTTCTATATTTGCAGTCATAATTG CGATTGACTATATGTGGAGATACGCGGCTCTTGAATTTGCAGTTGTGGCTATGGTTATTTTCCTCTTCCATTCCTTG CTTCATCTGAAGCCACTTTGGGAAATAGCAGTATCTTCAATTCTGGGTTTTTCGATGTCAATGAGCCTCAACAAGCTTTATACTCGATACTTCGGCTAG
- the LOC127811046 gene encoding probable E3 ubiquitin ligase SUD1 isoform X1, with product MQASQEISNSPPEDHAPQGYLETGSPTGEIVNSGTSRSDRSLQITPRPIGFGSSLSGKGLLQYQDTMNGVTSSFLLTLSLKKKFTECNGERSPLLNSEPAPNLPPSVSRSVSGSILGRGSVQAPVSRSLSVPGRNCVIVRSFSFATHGENGQMDTFDDEVTPVPLEENDEEIPEEEAIWGICYGACDEGNTLMMECSCKGSLRGIIDEECIVKWFRMRGRKQCDVCGQEISNLPVILLRAPTSMQINNMLGHNPQNLNS from the exons ATGCAAGCATCTCAAGAAATCTCCAATTCTCCTCCAGAAGACCATGCTCcccag GGTTATCTTGAAACTGGGAGTCCCACTGGAGAAATCGTAAATTCAGGAACAAGTCGCTCAGATCGCTCTCTTCAAATAACTCCTAGGCCCATAGGTTTTGGAAGTAGCCTCAGTGGAAAAGGCTTATTGCAGTATCAGGATACTATGAATGGTGTTACTTCATCCTTTCTTCTGACCTTAAGCTTGAAGAAGAAGTTCACAGAATGTAATGGTGAAAGAAGTCCTCTCCTAAATTCAGAGCCTGCACCAAACCTGCCTCCTTCTGTTTCCAGATCTGTTTCAGGAAGTATATTGGGT AGAGGGTCAGTTCAAGCTCCGGTTTCAAGGTCTCTCTCTGTCCCTGGGCGAAATTGTGTTATTGTGAGATCGTTTTCTTTTGCTACCCATGGAGAGAATGGCCAAATGGATACTTTTGATG ATGAAGTAACTCCTGTTCCGTTGGAAGAGAATGATGAGGAGATTCCTGAAGAGGAAGCAATATGGGGGATTTGTTATGGGGCATGTGATGAAGGAAATACACTCATGATGGAATGCAGTTGCAAAGGTTCCCTTAGAGGTATTATTGATGAAGAATGCATTGTAAAGTGGTTTAGGATGAGAGGAAGGAAGCAATGTGATGTCTGTGGGCAAGAAATCTCCAACTTACCAGTAATATTGCTTCGAGCACCGACTTCCATGCAAATAAACAATATGTTGGGCCATAATCCACAGAATTTGAATTCATAA
- the LOC127811046 gene encoding uncharacterized protein LOC127811046 isoform X2 — MSVLQGIAMLVVIRSICYFLFLEQLLDWNTSSLCYPKSRAILWRKTFTMQLFTVIKYIWTYAALQFAHVAMILFLFHFLGDLETEIPSGNVVNSGTRHSDLSLQIPPRPIGFGSSCSGKGLLQSQDTMIGGTSSEGFLQALSLKKKFTECDGERLEYLFWHPSGLHQTCPLLFPHLFKQVYRMYVNLLMTWCEMLKLFYALWWPRG, encoded by the exons ATGAG TGTCTTGCAGGGCATTGCGATGCTCGTGGTGATCCGCTCAATATGCTATTTCTTATTTCTTGAGCAGCTACTG GATTGGAATACTTCTTCTTTGTGCTATCCCAAATCTCGTGCCATCTTGTGGAGGAAGACATTTACCATGCAGCTTTTCACAG TGATCAAATATATATGGACATATGCGGCTCTTCAATTTGCACATGTGGCTAtgattcttttccttttccatttcttG GGCGATCTTGAAACTGAGATTCCATCTGGCAATGTCGTAAATTCAGGGACAAGGCACTCTGATCTCTCTCTTCAAATACCTCCTAGGCCCATAGGTTTTGGAAGTAGCTGTAGCGGAAAAGGGTTATTGCAATCCCAGGACACTATGATTGGTGGCACTTCATCTGAGGGCTTTCTTCAGGCTTTAAGCTTGAAGAAGAAGTTCACAGAATGTGATGGTGAACGATTAGAGTACCTTTTTTGGCATCCGTCAGGCCTGCATCAAACCTGTCCCCTTTTGTTTCCGCACCTGTTTAAGCAAGTATATCGAATGTACGTCAATCTTCTTATGACTTGGTGTGAAATGTTGAAGTTATTTTATGCACTTTGGTGGCCAAGGGGCTGA
- the LOC127812071 gene encoding bifunctional 3-dehydroquinate dehydratase/shikimate dehydrogenase, chloroplastic-like isoform X1: protein MEWVAPVDVKMESEGTRKNSTLICAPLMADSVDQMVTYMEKAKLSGADLVEVRLDSLKSFNPGQDIQTLIKLCPLPTLFTYRPKWEGGLYDGDENSRLNALQLAMELGADYIDVELQVAHQFNSSMHNEKPAKCKVIVSSHNYQSTPSIEELGNLVARIQAAGADIVKIATTAVDVTDVARVFQIIVHCQVRGVPTIGLVMGERGLMSRILCPKFGGYLTFGTLESGKVSAPGQPTIDDLVNLYNFRQIGPDTKVFGIIGKPVSHSKSPALYNEAFKRVGFNGVYMRFLVDNVANFLQTYSSVDFVGFSITIPHKEAAVKCCDEVDPVAKSIGAVNCIIRNSSDGKLCGYNTDYVGAITAIENALRGLNHTSGSSPSPLAGKLFVVIGAGGAGKALAYGAKQKGARVVIANRTYDRAKELADTVGGDALSLADLNGFHPEDGMILANTTSIGMQPKIDETPINKEALTPYTLVFDAVYTPKITRLLREAEESGAKIVSGTEMFVGQAYEQFERFTGLPAPKELFRKIMARY from the exons ATGGAGTGG GTTGCCCCTGTCGATGTAAAAATGGAAAGTGAGGGAACTAGGAAGAACTCAACCCTGATCTGTGCTCCGTTGATGGCGGACTCAGTTGATCAGATGGTGACTTATATGGAAAAGGCAAAATTGAGTGGTGCTGATCTGGTGGAGGTTCGATTGGATAGTTTGAAGAGCTTCAATCCTGGTCAGGACATCCAAACCCTAATCAAACTGTGTCCTTTGCCCACTCTCTTTACTTACAG ACCGAAATGGGAAGGTGGTCTATATGACGGTGATGAGAACAGCCGATTGAATGCGCTTCAGTTAGCCATGGAGTTAGGAGCTGATTACATTGATGTTGAACTTCAG GTTGCCCATCAGTTCAATAGTTCCATGCACAATGAGAAGCCTGCAAAATGTAAAGTCATTGTTTCTTCACATAACTATCAAAGTACTCCATCAATTGAGGAGCTTGGCAACCTTGTGGCAAGGATACAAGCAGCTGGAGCTGACATTGTTAAGATTGCGACAACTGCTGTGGATGTCACAGATGTGGCACGTGTTTTTCAAATAATTGTTCATTGCCAAGTAAGAGGC GTCCCAACAATAGGATTGGTTATGGGTGAAAGGGGCTTGATGTCACGTATACTTTGCCCCAAATTTGGGGGATATCTGACATTTGGTACCCTCGAGTCAGGAAAAGTGTCAGCACCTGGGCAACCAACAATTGATGATTTGGTGAATTTGTATAATTTCAGACAGATAGGACCTGATACAAAAGTATTTGGCATTATTGGGAAGCCTGTTAGCCATAGCAAGTCTCCTGCTTTGTACAACGAAGCATTCAAGAGAGTTGGGTTTAATGGAGTTTATATGCGTTTTTTGGTGGATAATGTTGCAAACTTTCTTCAGACTTACTCATCTGTAGATTTTGTTGGCTTCAG TATTACCATTCCTCACAAAGAGGCTGCGGTTAAGTGCTGCGACGAGGTTGACCCTGTTGCAAAG TCCATAGGAGCTGTTAATTGCATTATCAGGAATTCAAGTGATGGGAAGTTATGTGGTTATAATACAGACTATGTTGGAGCTATTACTGCTATTGAGAATGCACTACGAG GACTAAATCACACAAGTGGGTCGTCGCCATCACCATTGGCTGGCAAATTGTTTGTTGTCATTGGTGCTGGTGGAGCTGGCAAGGCACTTGCTTATGGTGCAAAACAAAAGGGAGCAAGGGTTGTGATTGCTAATCGAACATATG ATCGAGCTAAAGAACTTGCAGATACAGTTGGAGGAGATGCTTTATCTCTTGCTGATTTGAATGGTTTCCATCCAGAGGATGGAATGATCCTGGCAAATACAACCTCTATTGGAATGCAACCAAAGATTGATGAGACACCCATTAACAAA GAAGCCCTAACACCATATACACTGGTTTTTGATGCTGTTTATACTCCCAAAATCACAAGACTACTGCGGGAAGCTGAAGAATCTGGAGCCAAAATTGTTTCCGGGACTGAGATGTTCGTTGGGCAGGCCTATGAACAATTTGAGAGGTTTACAGGATTGCCTG CACCAAAGGAACTTTTCAGGAAAATTATGGCAAGATACTGA
- the LOC127811047 gene encoding uncharacterized protein LOC127811047, which translates to MQASHEISISPPEVDAPQGDLERTLLLNSELEEVLENPVLAPVGPASNLSPSASAPVSASTSNTVVHALESRFLFAERIEILSALEEFGALVLISSFCYFFFLELPLVDEMRIEMLLVAVILGILSSTLALLFAMRFMWIYVALEFALVAVILFVFHSMLHLKPLWVTIVGSSILAFAISISLSSMYIQHHRRTIEASEIYSPV; encoded by the exons ATGCAAGCATCTCACGAAATCTCCATTTCTCCTCCGGAAGTTGATGCTCCCCAg GGTGATCTTGAAAGAACTCTTCTCCTAAATTCAGAGCTTGAGGAAGTCCTAGAAAATCCTGTTTTGGCACCTGTTGGGCCTGCATCAAACCTGTCCCCTTCTGCTTCCGCACCTGTTTCAGCAAGTACATCGAAC ACGGTGGTTCACGCTCTAGAATCAAGGTTTCTCTTTGCTGAGCGTATAGAAATATTGAG TGCGTTGGAGGAATTTGGAGCCCTCGTGCTGATTAGCTCATTCTgctatttcttcttccttgaaCTGCCATTG GTTGACGAGATGCGAATTGAAATGTTGTTGGTTGCTGTTATCTTGGGCATTTTGTCATCTACACTTGCACTCCTATTTG CGATGAGGTTCATGTGGATATATGTGGCTCTTGAATTTGCACTTGTGGCTGTGATTCTTTTTGTCTTTCATTCCATG CTTCATTTGAAGCCACTTTGGGTAACAATAGTGGGATCTTCGATTCTGGCTTTTGCAATTTCAATAAGCCTCAGCTCCATGTATATTCAACACCATCGCCGGACAATTGAAGCTTCTGAAATTTATAGCCCTGTCTAA
- the LOC127811046 gene encoding uncharacterized protein LOC127811046 isoform X3, with protein sequence MSVLQGIAMLVVIRSICYFLFLEQLLDWNTSSLCYPKSRAILWRKTFTMQLFTVIKYIWTYAALQFAHVAMILFLFHFLGDLETEIPSGNVVNSGTRHSDLSLQIPPRPIGFGSSCSGKGLLQSQDTMIGGTSSEGFLQALSLKKKFTECDGERLEYLFWHPSGLHQTCPLLFPHLFKQVYRMISLSPRIKVSL encoded by the exons ATGAG TGTCTTGCAGGGCATTGCGATGCTCGTGGTGATCCGCTCAATATGCTATTTCTTATTTCTTGAGCAGCTACTG GATTGGAATACTTCTTCTTTGTGCTATCCCAAATCTCGTGCCATCTTGTGGAGGAAGACATTTACCATGCAGCTTTTCACAG TGATCAAATATATATGGACATATGCGGCTCTTCAATTTGCACATGTGGCTAtgattcttttccttttccatttcttG GGCGATCTTGAAACTGAGATTCCATCTGGCAATGTCGTAAATTCAGGGACAAGGCACTCTGATCTCTCTCTTCAAATACCTCCTAGGCCCATAGGTTTTGGAAGTAGCTGTAGCGGAAAAGGGTTATTGCAATCCCAGGACACTATGATTGGTGGCACTTCATCTGAGGGCTTTCTTCAGGCTTTAAGCTTGAAGAAGAAGTTCACAGAATGTGATGGTGAACGATTAGAGTACCTTTTTTGGCATCCGTCAGGCCTGCATCAAACCTGTCCCCTTTTGTTTCCGCACCTGTTTAAGCAAGTATATCGAAT GATCAGTTTAAGCCCCAGAATCAAGGTCTCTCTCTGA
- the LOC127812071 gene encoding bifunctional 3-dehydroquinate dehydratase/shikimate dehydrogenase, chloroplastic-like isoform X2: MEWVAPVDVKMESEGTRKNSTLICAPLMADSVDQMVTYMEKAKLSGADLVEVRLDSLKSFNPGQDIQTLIKLCPLPTLFTYRPKWEGGLYDGDENSRLNALQLAMELGADYIDVELQVAHQFNSSMHNEKPAKCKVIVSSHNYQSTPSIEELGNLVARIQAAGADIVKIATTAVDVTDVARVFQIIVHCQVPTIGLVMGERGLMSRILCPKFGGYLTFGTLESGKVSAPGQPTIDDLVNLYNFRQIGPDTKVFGIIGKPVSHSKSPALYNEAFKRVGFNGVYMRFLVDNVANFLQTYSSVDFVGFSITIPHKEAAVKCCDEVDPVAKSIGAVNCIIRNSSDGKLCGYNTDYVGAITAIENALRGLNHTSGSSPSPLAGKLFVVIGAGGAGKALAYGAKQKGARVVIANRTYDRAKELADTVGGDALSLADLNGFHPEDGMILANTTSIGMQPKIDETPINKEALTPYTLVFDAVYTPKITRLLREAEESGAKIVSGTEMFVGQAYEQFERFTGLPAPKELFRKIMARY; encoded by the exons GTTGCCCCTGTCGATGTAAAAATGGAAAGTGAGGGAACTAGGAAGAACTCAACCCTGATCTGTGCTCCGTTGATGGCGGACTCAGTTGATCAGATGGTGACTTATATGGAAAAGGCAAAATTGAGTGGTGCTGATCTGGTGGAGGTTCGATTGGATAGTTTGAAGAGCTTCAATCCTGGTCAGGACATCCAAACCCTAATCAAACTGTGTCCTTTGCCCACTCTCTTTACTTACAG ACCGAAATGGGAAGGTGGTCTATATGACGGTGATGAGAACAGCCGATTGAATGCGCTTCAGTTAGCCATGGAGTTAGGAGCTGATTACATTGATGTTGAACTTCAG GTTGCCCATCAGTTCAATAGTTCCATGCACAATGAGAAGCCTGCAAAATGTAAAGTCATTGTTTCTTCACATAACTATCAAAGTACTCCATCAATTGAGGAGCTTGGCAACCTTGTGGCAAGGATACAAGCAGCTGGAGCTGACATTGTTAAGATTGCGACAACTGCTGTGGATGTCACAGATGTGGCACGTGTTTTTCAAATAATTGTTCATTGCCAA GTCCCAACAATAGGATTGGTTATGGGTGAAAGGGGCTTGATGTCACGTATACTTTGCCCCAAATTTGGGGGATATCTGACATTTGGTACCCTCGAGTCAGGAAAAGTGTCAGCACCTGGGCAACCAACAATTGATGATTTGGTGAATTTGTATAATTTCAGACAGATAGGACCTGATACAAAAGTATTTGGCATTATTGGGAAGCCTGTTAGCCATAGCAAGTCTCCTGCTTTGTACAACGAAGCATTCAAGAGAGTTGGGTTTAATGGAGTTTATATGCGTTTTTTGGTGGATAATGTTGCAAACTTTCTTCAGACTTACTCATCTGTAGATTTTGTTGGCTTCAG TATTACCATTCCTCACAAAGAGGCTGCGGTTAAGTGCTGCGACGAGGTTGACCCTGTTGCAAAG TCCATAGGAGCTGTTAATTGCATTATCAGGAATTCAAGTGATGGGAAGTTATGTGGTTATAATACAGACTATGTTGGAGCTATTACTGCTATTGAGAATGCACTACGAG GACTAAATCACACAAGTGGGTCGTCGCCATCACCATTGGCTGGCAAATTGTTTGTTGTCATTGGTGCTGGTGGAGCTGGCAAGGCACTTGCTTATGGTGCAAAACAAAAGGGAGCAAGGGTTGTGATTGCTAATCGAACATATG ATCGAGCTAAAGAACTTGCAGATACAGTTGGAGGAGATGCTTTATCTCTTGCTGATTTGAATGGTTTCCATCCAGAGGATGGAATGATCCTGGCAAATACAACCTCTATTGGAATGCAACCAAAGATTGATGAGACACCCATTAACAAA GAAGCCCTAACACCATATACACTGGTTTTTGATGCTGTTTATACTCCCAAAATCACAAGACTACTGCGGGAAGCTGAAGAATCTGGAGCCAAAATTGTTTCCGGGACTGAGATGTTCGTTGGGCAGGCCTATGAACAATTTGAGAGGTTTACAGGATTGCCTG CACCAAAGGAACTTTTCAGGAAAATTATGGCAAGATACTGA
- the LOC127811044 gene encoding uncharacterized protein LOC127811044 isoform X2 has product MNGGSSSGGLLQALSLRKKFEECESERTPLLNLEDKAALEPVSEPLTPASNPSPFVSTPISASASNTGSLQAPESRPLSDESSDITSVLEDFLNVALVTAFFFFFFLEFLLVDDMRNEAFLVAFPCAFFLGLLSSIFAVIIAIDYMWRYAALEFAVVAMVIFLFHSLLHLKPLWEIAVSSILGFSMSMSLNKLYTRYFG; this is encoded by the exons ATGAATGGCGGCTCTTCATCTGGGGGCCTTCTTCAGGCTTTAAGCTTGAGGAAGAAGTTTGAAGAATGTGAAAGTGAAAGAACCCCTCTCCTAAATTTGGAGGATAAGGCAGCCCTGGAACCTGTTTCGGAGCCTCTCACCCCTGCATCAAACCCATCCCCTTTTGTTTCCACACCTATTTCAGCAAGTGCATCAAAT ACAGGATCACTTCAAGCTCCGGAATCAAGGCCTCTCTCTGATGAGAGTTCAGATATAACAAG TGTCTTGGAGGACTTTCTAAATGTTGCGCTGGTTACcgcattcttctttttcttctttcttgagTTCCTACTG GTTGATGACATGAGAAATGAAGCGTTTTTGGTTGCTTTCCCTTGCGCTTTTTTCTTGGGCCTTTTGTCTTCTATATTTGCAGTCATAATTG CGATTGACTATATGTGGAGATACGCGGCTCTTGAATTTGCAGTTGTGGCTATGGTTATTTTCCTCTTCCATTCCTTG CTTCATCTGAAGCCACTTTGGGAAATAGCAGTATCTTCAATTCTGGGTTTTTCGATGTCAATGAGCCTCAACAAGCTTTATACTCGATACTTCGGCTAG
- the LOC127812071 gene encoding bifunctional 3-dehydroquinate dehydratase/shikimate dehydrogenase, chloroplastic-like isoform X3: protein MESEGTRKNSTLICAPLMADSVDQMVTYMEKAKLSGADLVEVRLDSLKSFNPGQDIQTLIKLCPLPTLFTYRPKWEGGLYDGDENSRLNALQLAMELGADYIDVELQVAHQFNSSMHNEKPAKCKVIVSSHNYQSTPSIEELGNLVARIQAAGADIVKIATTAVDVTDVARVFQIIVHCQVRGVPTIGLVMGERGLMSRILCPKFGGYLTFGTLESGKVSAPGQPTIDDLVNLYNFRQIGPDTKVFGIIGKPVSHSKSPALYNEAFKRVGFNGVYMRFLVDNVANFLQTYSSVDFVGFSITIPHKEAAVKCCDEVDPVAKSIGAVNCIIRNSSDGKLCGYNTDYVGAITAIENALRGLNHTSGSSPSPLAGKLFVVIGAGGAGKALAYGAKQKGARVVIANRTYDRAKELADTVGGDALSLADLNGFHPEDGMILANTTSIGMQPKIDETPINKEALTPYTLVFDAVYTPKITRLLREAEESGAKIVSGTEMFVGQAYEQFERFTGLPAPKELFRKIMARY, encoded by the exons ATGGAAAGTGAGGGAACTAGGAAGAACTCAACCCTGATCTGTGCTCCGTTGATGGCGGACTCAGTTGATCAGATGGTGACTTATATGGAAAAGGCAAAATTGAGTGGTGCTGATCTGGTGGAGGTTCGATTGGATAGTTTGAAGAGCTTCAATCCTGGTCAGGACATCCAAACCCTAATCAAACTGTGTCCTTTGCCCACTCTCTTTACTTACAG ACCGAAATGGGAAGGTGGTCTATATGACGGTGATGAGAACAGCCGATTGAATGCGCTTCAGTTAGCCATGGAGTTAGGAGCTGATTACATTGATGTTGAACTTCAG GTTGCCCATCAGTTCAATAGTTCCATGCACAATGAGAAGCCTGCAAAATGTAAAGTCATTGTTTCTTCACATAACTATCAAAGTACTCCATCAATTGAGGAGCTTGGCAACCTTGTGGCAAGGATACAAGCAGCTGGAGCTGACATTGTTAAGATTGCGACAACTGCTGTGGATGTCACAGATGTGGCACGTGTTTTTCAAATAATTGTTCATTGCCAAGTAAGAGGC GTCCCAACAATAGGATTGGTTATGGGTGAAAGGGGCTTGATGTCACGTATACTTTGCCCCAAATTTGGGGGATATCTGACATTTGGTACCCTCGAGTCAGGAAAAGTGTCAGCACCTGGGCAACCAACAATTGATGATTTGGTGAATTTGTATAATTTCAGACAGATAGGACCTGATACAAAAGTATTTGGCATTATTGGGAAGCCTGTTAGCCATAGCAAGTCTCCTGCTTTGTACAACGAAGCATTCAAGAGAGTTGGGTTTAATGGAGTTTATATGCGTTTTTTGGTGGATAATGTTGCAAACTTTCTTCAGACTTACTCATCTGTAGATTTTGTTGGCTTCAG TATTACCATTCCTCACAAAGAGGCTGCGGTTAAGTGCTGCGACGAGGTTGACCCTGTTGCAAAG TCCATAGGAGCTGTTAATTGCATTATCAGGAATTCAAGTGATGGGAAGTTATGTGGTTATAATACAGACTATGTTGGAGCTATTACTGCTATTGAGAATGCACTACGAG GACTAAATCACACAAGTGGGTCGTCGCCATCACCATTGGCTGGCAAATTGTTTGTTGTCATTGGTGCTGGTGGAGCTGGCAAGGCACTTGCTTATGGTGCAAAACAAAAGGGAGCAAGGGTTGTGATTGCTAATCGAACATATG ATCGAGCTAAAGAACTTGCAGATACAGTTGGAGGAGATGCTTTATCTCTTGCTGATTTGAATGGTTTCCATCCAGAGGATGGAATGATCCTGGCAAATACAACCTCTATTGGAATGCAACCAAAGATTGATGAGACACCCATTAACAAA GAAGCCCTAACACCATATACACTGGTTTTTGATGCTGTTTATACTCCCAAAATCACAAGACTACTGCGGGAAGCTGAAGAATCTGGAGCCAAAATTGTTTCCGGGACTGAGATGTTCGTTGGGCAGGCCTATGAACAATTTGAGAGGTTTACAGGATTGCCTG CACCAAAGGAACTTTTCAGGAAAATTATGGCAAGATACTGA